The following are encoded together in the Pleurocapsa sp. FMAR1 genome:
- a CDS encoding glycoside hydrolase: MSHPLYVAFVWHQHQPLYKSREADSDAWGQYRLPWVRLHGTKDYLDLVLMLEKYPKLHQTVNLVPSLILQLEDYAEGEAIDPYLALALTPEANLKPKEKQYIIKHFFDGYYHTLVEPHPRYAQLYHQRQDKGFDWCLANWTNQDYSDLLAWHNLAWIDPLFWDDGEIAGWLKQGKDFTLSDRQRIYSKQREIIKRIIPQHKKMQDAGQLEIMTTPYTHPILPLLADTNAGRVAVPNMSLPQSRFQWSEDIPRHLSIAWEMYLDRFEQEPAGLWPSEQSVSPTILPYITQQGFKWICSDEAVLGWSIKHFFHRDEAGNVYQPELLYRPYKLETENGDLAIVFRDHRLSDLIGFTYSGMSPRNAAADLIGHLEAIARSLKSHQDNPDTALEHPWLVTIALDGENCWEYYPRDGMPFLDALYARLSRGEDIRLVTVKEFIEQFPPTETIPAQQLHSGSWVDGSFTTWIGDPVKNRAWDLLTQARETLARHPEATEEANPEVWEALYAAEGSDWFWWFGEGHSSNQDAMFDQLFREHICAIYQALDEPIPENIYQAVDKHEVKGDRPPRSFIHPIVNGIGDEQDWDRAGRIEVGGARGTMHRSSVVQRLYYGLDHRSFYLRMDFKAGVEPGKDIPGELHLLWYYPGMTNHNSSAPISGLPNEAPTNYSFHHHLGINLITDSVWLEEAHGELQWQIRACRAEAAFDQCLEIAVPWADLHIQPDCTLEILAVFCDRGEFRSYVPEDKFIRLQSP, translated from the coding sequence ATGTCTCATCCTCTCTATGTAGCTTTTGTTTGGCACCAACATCAACCCCTGTACAAGTCTAGAGAAGCAGACTCAGATGCTTGGGGACAGTATCGTTTACCTTGGGTGCGTCTCCATGGCACTAAAGATTATTTAGATTTAGTTTTGATGTTGGAGAAATATCCAAAACTGCACCAGACAGTAAATCTTGTGCCTTCACTGATCTTGCAGCTAGAAGACTATGCTGAAGGCGAAGCGATCGATCCTTACTTGGCATTGGCATTAACCCCAGAAGCAAATCTCAAGCCTAAAGAAAAGCAATACATTATCAAGCACTTCTTTGATGGTTACTATCACACTTTAGTTGAACCCCATCCTCGCTATGCTCAACTGTATCACCAACGACAAGACAAAGGTTTTGACTGGTGTTTAGCCAATTGGACTAATCAAGACTATAGTGATTTATTGGCTTGGCATAATTTAGCTTGGATCGATCCTTTGTTTTGGGACGATGGTGAGATTGCTGGTTGGCTAAAACAGGGTAAAGATTTTACTTTAAGCGATCGCCAGAGAATTTATTCTAAGCAACGGGAAATTATTAAGCGCATTATCCCTCAGCATAAGAAAATGCAGGATGCAGGGCAGCTAGAAATCATGACTACCCCCTATACTCATCCAATTTTACCTTTGCTGGCTGATACAAATGCGGGGCGGGTGGCTGTACCAAATATGAGCTTGCCCCAAAGTCGTTTCCAGTGGTCAGAAGATATTCCCCGCCACTTGAGTATTGCCTGGGAAATGTATCTAGATCGTTTTGAACAAGAACCTGCGGGTTTGTGGCCCTCTGAACAGTCTGTCAGCCCGACAATTTTGCCTTATATTACCCAGCAAGGCTTTAAATGGATTTGTTCGGATGAGGCGGTTTTGGGCTGGAGTATCAAGCACTTTTTCCATCGTGACGAAGCGGGAAATGTTTATCAACCAGAATTACTCTACCGTCCTTATAAATTAGAAACCGAAAACGGCGACTTAGCGATTGTCTTCCGCGATCACCGTCTGTCGGATTTAATTGGCTTTACCTATAGCGGCATGAGTCCTCGTAATGCTGCTGCGGATTTGATCGGACATCTAGAAGCGATCGCCCGTTCTCTTAAATCTCATCAGGACAATCCTGATACTGCCTTAGAACACCCTTGGTTGGTCACTATTGCCCTAGATGGAGAAAACTGCTGGGAATACTACCCCCGTGACGGAATGCCCTTTTTAGACGCTTTGTACGCTAGATTAAGCCGTGGCGAAGATATCAGGCTAGTAACGGTTAAAGAGTTTATCGAACAGTTTCCGCCTACAGAGACGATTCCCGCTCAACAGTTACACAGTGGATCTTGGGTAGACGGTAGCTTTACCACCTGGATTGGCGATCCTGTCAAAAATCGTGCTTGGGATTTGTTAACTCAAGCCAGAGAAACTTTAGCCAGACATCCAGAAGCTACCGAAGAAGCAAATCCCGAAGTTTGGGAAGCTTTATATGCAGCCGAAGGTTCAGACTGGTTTTGGTGGTTTGGCGAAGGACATTCTTCAAATCAAGATGCGATGTTCGATCAGCTATTCCGCGAACATATCTGCGCTATTTATCAAGCACTAGATGAGCCGATTCCTGAAAACATTTATCAGGCAGTGGATAAACACGAAGTAAAAGGCGATCGCCCTCCCCGAAGCTTTATTCATCCTATTGTTAACGGTATTGGCGACGAACAGGATTGGGATCGTGCAGGCAGAATTGAAGTGGGTGGCGCAAGAGGTACAATGCACCGCAGCAGCGTCGTGCAGAGATTATATTATGGTTTAGACCACCGCAGTTTTTATCTGCGGATGGACTTTAAGGCAGGAGTTGAGCCAGGCAAAGATATCCCAGGAGAATTACATTTACTCTGGTATTACCCTGGAATGACGAATCATAATAGTTCTGCACCTATATCTGGGTTACCCAATGAAGCTCCCACCAACTATTCTTTCCACCATCATTTGGGTATCAACTTGATTACCGATTCAGTTTGGTTGGAAGAGGCTCATGGCGAATTGCAGTGGCAAATTCGCGCCTGTCGTGCCGAAGCTGCTTTCGATCAGTGTTTAGAAATTGCTGTTCCTTGGGCAGATTTGCATATTCAGCCTGATTGTACTTTAGAGATCTTAGCTGTCTTTTGCGATCGCGGTGAATTCCGTAGTTATGTTCCCGAAGATAAGTTTATTAGGCTGCAATCACCCTGA
- a CDS encoding CARDB domain-containing protein, translating to MAIDLTGSFFNITQQKISRGQDINLDFSVVNNGDEDIQPFNFDIVISQDEKIDENDLKIGNYEIRNVLEAGKDSGLKSFRYKTPSATSPFWLDKDSTYTVGLRLDPKNKFSESNESNNSNRGIGVDLDTVDAVEFGDSDLVGLQTRVGKPEVAAGSYIDLSFAVANVSPDEIANPFSVDIYLSKDTKISEDDAKLSTYDIKDIVNPNGYTEDKKYSYQVPPKDHLFWKSGDGKYNILLDVDSKDEVSETNEVNNSGQNAGLDYTAINVINTGVVVAQPDLAVTDFKVQNNVAAGETVTVEYEITNQGDSTADDFSTGFYLFTKDYLASNDSLSLEDDPGVMFLQGDRESTLMSLKTGESGTMTTQLTIPEKWEGFTGSGDYYLGAEADVYDDFAESDETNNSLTELDVDYQKVSIDNALGGADLLTGSTFEVSDDTISTGSTFEVTYEIENKGNAVAEDFAADFYIFDQEYLDQSDGLSLEDIPEVFFLQGDEDSSQISLEADGSTTMTTELTLPSNWEGFGADSGEYYVGVAADPYGDVVESDETNNSLNGLNIDYAEVNVDVI from the coding sequence ATGGCAATAGATCTAACAGGTAGTTTTTTTAATATTACTCAACAGAAAATAAGTAGAGGACAAGATATAAATCTTGATTTTTCTGTTGTTAATAATGGCGATGAAGATATTCAACCATTTAATTTTGATATTGTTATTTCTCAAGATGAGAAAATCGATGAAAATGATCTAAAAATCGGTAACTATGAAATAAGAAATGTACTAGAAGCTGGCAAAGACTCAGGTCTTAAAAGCTTTCGCTACAAAACTCCTAGTGCTACAAGTCCATTTTGGCTAGACAAAGATAGTACCTATACAGTAGGTCTACGTCTCGATCCTAAAAACAAGTTCTCTGAGTCTAATGAAAGCAATAACAGTAATCGAGGCATAGGAGTCGATCTAGATACAGTTGATGCCGTAGAGTTTGGTGATTCTGATCTAGTCGGGTTACAAACTAGAGTTGGCAAGCCAGAGGTTGCTGCTGGAAGTTATATAGACTTGAGTTTTGCTGTGGCAAATGTCAGTCCTGATGAAATAGCTAATCCATTTTCAGTTGATATTTATCTTTCCAAAGATACAAAGATCTCCGAAGATGATGCCAAACTAAGTACTTACGATATTAAAGACATCGTAAATCCCAATGGCTATACAGAGGATAAAAAATACAGTTACCAAGTTCCTCCAAAAGATCATCTCTTTTGGAAAAGTGGTGATGGAAAATATAATATTCTTTTAGATGTTGACTCCAAAGATGAAGTAAGCGAAACCAATGAAGTTAATAACAGTGGACAAAATGCAGGATTAGACTATACAGCTATAAATGTTATTAACACTGGAGTTGTGGTTGCTCAACCAGATTTGGCTGTAACTGATTTTAAAGTACAAAATAATGTAGCTGCTGGAGAAACTGTGACAGTAGAATATGAAATCACTAACCAAGGTGATTCTACTGCTGATGATTTTAGTACAGGTTTCTATTTATTTACAAAAGATTATTTAGCGAGTAACGATAGTCTAAGTCTTGAAGATGATCCTGGAGTAATGTTTCTTCAGGGCGATCGCGAATCTACTTTAATGAGTCTTAAAACTGGTGAAAGTGGCACTATGACTACTCAGCTAACTATTCCCGAAAAGTGGGAAGGCTTCACTGGTTCTGGAGATTATTATCTGGGTGCGGAGGCAGATGTTTATGATGATTTTGCTGAAAGTGATGAAACCAATAATAGCCTAACTGAACTAGACGTAGACTACCAGAAAGTTAGCATTGATAACGCTCTTGGTGGTGCCGACCTGCTAACTGGATCGACTTTTGAAGTTAGTGACGATACTATCTCAACTGGATCGACTTTTGAAGTTACCTATGAGATTGAAAACAAAGGTAACGCTGTTGCTGAGGACTTTGCAGCAGATTTCTATATCTTCGATCAGGAATATCTCGATCAAAGCGATGGCTTGAGCCTTGAAGATATACCTGAAGTATTTTTCCTACAAGGAGATGAAGATTCTTCTCAAATAAGTCTCGAAGCTGATGGAAGCACTACCATGACTACTGAATTAACTTTGCCTTCAAATTGGGAAGGTTTTGGTGCGGATAGCGGTGAATATTATGTTGGTGTGGCAGCCGATCCTTACGGAGACGTGGTTGAAAGCGATGAAACGAACAATAGCCTCAACGGCTTAAATATAGATTACGCCGAAGTAAATGTCGATGTAATCTAG
- a CDS encoding shikimate dehydrogenase has product MQLITGQTKLLGIIGNPVEHSLSPVMHNAAIAHLGLDYIYVPFPVKQADLETAIAGFKAVNLKGFNITIPHKQAIIPLLSEITDDAINIGAVNTVWRTASGWKGTNTDAEGFVAPLKNMSRDWTQITPVILGNGGAARAVIAGLANLGCSEIHVVGRNPDKLARFYQSWSHTPNITSLLKIHNWDNLASLISAADLLVNTTPVGMSPHTDASPVDADLMQKLKKSAIAYDLIYTPNPTQFLKLAQAQGATTIDGLEMLLQQGVAALKIWLQQPVPVEVMRNSLRDCLY; this is encoded by the coding sequence ATGCAGCTAATTACAGGACAAACAAAGCTATTAGGAATAATAGGAAACCCCGTAGAACATTCTTTATCTCCAGTGATGCACAATGCAGCGATCGCGCATTTGGGCTTAGATTATATCTATGTACCTTTTCCTGTAAAACAGGCAGATCTAGAAACAGCGATCGCTGGATTTAAAGCCGTTAACCTAAAAGGATTTAACATCACCATTCCCCATAAACAAGCAATCATACCTTTACTGAGTGAAATTACAGATGATGCAATTAATATTGGTGCAGTCAATACGGTTTGGCGCACTGCTTCTGGCTGGAAAGGCACAAACACAGATGCAGAGGGTTTTGTTGCTCCTTTAAAAAATATGTCACGAGATTGGACACAAATAACTCCCGTCATTTTAGGAAATGGAGGCGCAGCTAGAGCAGTAATTGCTGGCTTGGCTAATTTAGGCTGTTCTGAAATTCACGTTGTTGGACGTAATCCCGATAAATTAGCTCGATTCTATCAAAGTTGGTCACACACGCCCAATATTACTTCCTTGCTTAAAATTCATAATTGGGATAATCTTGCTAGTTTAATTTCGGCTGCGGATCTACTGGTTAATACAACTCCTGTGGGAATGTCTCCTCATACAGATGCTTCTCCTGTTGACGCAGACTTGATGCAGAAGCTTAAAAAGAGTGCGATCGCCTATGATTTAATTTATACTCCTAATCCCACTCAATTTCTCAAACTAGCTCAAGCTCAAGGAGCAACAACTATAGACGGACTAGAAATGCTGCTGCAACAGGGAGTAGCTGCGCTTAAAATTTGGCTACAGCAACCAGTCCCTGTAGAAGTAATGCGTAATTCTTTAAGAGACTGTTTATATTAA
- a CDS encoding geranylgeranyl reductase family protein translates to MFDCIIVGAGPAGGSAAYHLAKKGHSILVLEKLSFPRTKSCGGGVSPAIAQWFDFDFSPVVQNHVSQVKYTFKMSDPAEVELKNVTPMWMVQRDQFDNFLIEQAIGQGVEFKADTEVTGVSLQGDTWQVETNNGVFKSKYLIAADGANSTVAKLLGFTDTQKIAAASLQVPGEVSDRRKITAFFDFGSLKNGFMWCFPKADGYSISAAYVRNPQGKPDELKKQLTKYAELFDLDASQGEYREHSLNLWQKDRPLHSDRILLVGEAAGMVDPLIGEGIRPGMFTGVQAAAAVSNALQGDANALANYTETINQEWGANLAKADFLANLFYKAPKIAYKLGVKRPTAGQLMGKILCGELSYSQVADKATQKLKFIPGIG, encoded by the coding sequence ATGTTTGACTGTATTATCGTGGGTGCTGGTCCTGCTGGAGGTAGTGCTGCTTATCATCTAGCTAAAAAAGGGCATTCAATTTTAGTGCTAGAAAAACTTTCTTTTCCCCGTACCAAGTCTTGCGGTGGTGGCGTGTCTCCTGCGATCGCTCAATGGTTTGATTTTGACTTTTCCCCTGTAGTACAAAATCATGTTTCTCAGGTCAAATATACTTTTAAGATGAGTGACCCTGCTGAGGTTGAGCTAAAGAATGTTACTCCAATGTGGATGGTACAAAGGGATCAGTTTGATAACTTTTTGATAGAGCAAGCCATAGGTCAAGGAGTTGAGTTTAAAGCTGATACAGAAGTAACAGGAGTTAGTTTGCAGGGAGATACTTGGCAAGTTGAAACTAATAATGGTGTATTTAAAAGCAAATATTTAATCGCCGCCGATGGTGCTAATAGTACCGTGGCAAAATTACTTGGTTTTACTGATACTCAGAAGATAGCAGCAGCTAGTTTACAAGTTCCTGGAGAAGTTAGCGATCGCCGTAAAATAACGGCATTTTTTGATTTCGGTTCATTAAAAAACGGCTTTATGTGGTGTTTTCCTAAAGCTGATGGTTATTCAATCAGTGCTGCTTATGTGCGTAATCCTCAAGGCAAGCCTGACGAACTAAAAAAACAGCTAACCAAATACGCTGAACTATTCGATTTAGATGCCAGTCAGGGAGAATATAGAGAACACTCTCTCAATTTATGGCAGAAAGATCGTCCTTTACACAGCGATCGCATTTTACTCGTAGGAGAAGCAGCAGGAATGGTCGATCCGCTCATTGGGGAAGGTATTCGTCCTGGGATGTTTACAGGAGTCCAAGCAGCAGCAGCAGTTAGTAATGCGCTTCAAGGAGATGCTAATGCTTTAGCCAACTATACAGAAACAATTAACCAGGAATGGGGAGCAAATTTAGCCAAAGCAGACTTCTTAGCTAATTTGTTTTATAAAGCTCCTAAGATTGCCTATAAGCTAGGGGTCAAACGTCCTACTGCTGGTCAACTTATGGGTAAAATTCTCTGTGGCGAATTAAGCTATTCTCAAGTTGCTGACAAAGCGACTCAGAAATTAAAGTTTATCCCAGGAATAGGGTGA
- a CDS encoding DUF1823 family protein — translation MSNLPTINTDTIWAILQDKISDEVVNQLVWSCLGYIYDETKQAWDISKVVDDWGEKYPEPPDFIANRPPTVKLTRSIPQENKQLLKEKLGFKGYKLGEFGPRETRRATAANWLLSYLETH, via the coding sequence ATGTCAAACTTACCAACTATAAATACGGATACAATTTGGGCAATCCTTCAAGATAAAATAAGCGATGAGGTGGTCAATCAGCTAGTTTGGAGTTGCTTAGGCTACATTTATGATGAAACAAAACAAGCTTGGGATATTAGTAAAGTTGTAGATGACTGGGGCGAAAAATATCCCGAACCACCAGATTTTATTGCTAATCGACCACCAACAGTCAAGCTAACTCGTTCAATTCCCCAAGAAAATAAGCAGCTACTCAAAGAAAAGTTAGGTTTTAAAGGTTATAAGCTGGGGGAATTTGGTCCTAGAGAAACCCGTAGAGCAACCGCAGCTAATTGGCTATTAAGCTATCTAGAAACTCATTAA
- the rd gene encoding rubredoxin has protein sequence MKYICSACNYEYDPEVGDPDSGIEPGTAFEDIPEDWICPVCGVAKSDFEPAK, from the coding sequence ATGAAATATATTTGTTCGGCTTGTAATTACGAATACGATCCAGAAGTAGGCGATCCAGATAGTGGTATTGAGCCAGGAACAGCTTTTGAGGATATACCAGAAGATTGGATATGCCCTGTTTGTGGGGTAGCTAAATCAGACTTTGAACCAGCTAAATAA
- the lpxA gene encoding acyl-ACP--UDP-N-acetylglucosamine O-acyltransferase codes for MRTLIHPTAVIDDHAQIHPTVRIEPYAVIGSQVTIGADTVVGSHVIIDGLTTIGKENQIFPGAAIGLEPQDLKYKGANSQVIIGDRNRIREYVTINRATNEGEATVIGDDNLLMAYAHVGHNCVIGNEVVIANSVAIAGHVHIESMAIISGVLGIHQFVHIGTMAMVGGMSRISRDVPPYMMVEGNPARVRSLNLTGLKRRGFDQNEVRELKKAFRILYLQQIPLTDAIAQLDQLSDNKHIRHLQDFVRQSSSGRRGLIMSKK; via the coding sequence TTGAGAACCTTAATTCATCCGACTGCTGTTATTGATGACCATGCTCAGATACATCCAACGGTTCGTATTGAACCCTATGCGGTAATTGGTAGCCAAGTTACTATTGGGGCAGATACAGTGGTGGGTAGCCATGTCATCATTGATGGACTAACTACAATTGGTAAAGAAAATCAAATTTTTCCTGGTGCAGCTATTGGCTTAGAACCTCAAGATTTAAAATACAAAGGCGCAAACAGTCAGGTAATAATTGGCGATCGCAATCGGATTCGTGAGTATGTGACCATTAACCGCGCTACAAATGAAGGAGAAGCCACCGTTATTGGCGATGACAACCTGCTGATGGCATATGCTCATGTAGGGCATAACTGCGTAATTGGCAATGAAGTAGTTATTGCCAATAGCGTGGCGATCGCGGGTCATGTTCACATCGAATCAATGGCAATCATTAGCGGTGTTTTAGGTATTCATCAGTTCGTTCATATCGGCACTATGGCAATGGTGGGAGGAATGAGCCGTATTAGTCGCGATGTCCCTCCCTACATGATGGTGGAGGGCAATCCTGCTAGAGTGCGATCGCTTAACCTAACAGGATTAAAAAGACGTGGCTTTGACCAGAATGAAGTTCGCGAACTAAAAAAAGCCTTTCGCATCTTATATCTTCAGCAGATTCCTCTAACAGATGCGATCGCGCAACTGGATCAGCTATCAGACAATAAGCATATTCGACATCTACAGGATTTCGTACGGCAATCAAGTTCAGGTAGACGAGGCTTGATTATGAGCAAAAAATAG
- the fabZ gene encoding 3-hydroxyacyl-ACP dehydratase FabZ has product MSTVENSILKTAPQDIKTTFNIQEIHQLLPHRYPFSLVDRIIDYVPGEKAIGIKNVTFNEPFFPGHIPDFPLMPGVLMVEAMAQVGGIVLVQLPGMAGKFFAFAGIDKTRFRRPVVPGDRLTMTVELLALKQNRIAKMQGRAEVDGELAVKGEMMFSLIDK; this is encoded by the coding sequence ATGTCAACTGTAGAAAACTCTATTTTAAAAACTGCCCCTCAAGATATTAAGACAACTTTCAATATTCAAGAAATACATCAGCTATTGCCCCATCGCTATCCTTTCTCCCTGGTAGATCGCATTATTGACTATGTACCTGGAGAGAAGGCCATCGGCATAAAAAATGTGACCTTTAATGAGCCGTTTTTTCCTGGGCATATTCCTGATTTTCCCTTGATGCCTGGAGTGTTAATGGTAGAGGCAATGGCACAGGTGGGAGGAATTGTACTGGTGCAGTTACCAGGAATGGCTGGCAAGTTTTTTGCTTTTGCAGGAATAGATAAGACACGTTTTCGTCGTCCTGTAGTTCCTGGCGATCGCCTGACTATGACTGTAGAACTTTTAGCATTAAAACAAAACCGTATTGCCAAAATGCAGGGTAGAGCCGAAGTAGATGGAGAGCTTGCGGTTAAAGGAGAAATGATGTTTTCTTTGATTGATAAGTAA
- the lpxC gene encoding UDP-3-O-acyl-N-acetylglucosamine deacetylase: protein MGNTVKQEFELSGVGLHFGIHTTVKVLPANPGAGRYFVRVDLPNEPIVTAQVETVGQTTLSTELAAGNVKVRTVEHLLASLVANGVDDARIEIDGEEVPVLDGSAKNWCEAITSVGITDNSLTQTAITPTKPIWIREQDSFVAALPASQTRFTCGIDFAYKAIGNQWHSWNPAQESFANDIAPARTFGFAEQIEQLQKAGLIQGGSLDNALVCSDTGWINPPLRFTNEPARHKLLDLVGDISLLGQFPCAHLIAYKASHKLHIQLAAKLSELSNQL, encoded by the coding sequence ATGGGAAATACGGTAAAGCAGGAGTTTGAGCTATCGGGGGTAGGATTGCACTTTGGGATACATACTACCGTAAAAGTCCTACCTGCCAATCCAGGAGCGGGGCGTTATTTTGTGCGAGTGGATTTGCCTAATGAGCCGATAGTTACTGCACAAGTAGAGACGGTGGGACAAACTACCTTATCTACAGAATTAGCAGCAGGAAATGTCAAAGTAAGAACTGTAGAGCATTTATTAGCTTCCTTAGTAGCAAATGGTGTGGATGATGCTCGTATTGAAATTGATGGCGAAGAAGTTCCGGTGTTAGATGGTTCGGCTAAAAACTGGTGTGAAGCAATTACCTCGGTGGGTATTACCGATAACTCCTTGACTCAAACTGCCATTACTCCGACTAAGCCAATCTGGATTAGAGAACAAGATTCTTTTGTGGCTGCCTTACCCGCATCTCAAACTCGTTTTACCTGTGGCATAGATTTTGCCTACAAAGCGATCGGCAATCAGTGGCACAGTTGGAATCCTGCTCAAGAAAGTTTTGCTAATGACATTGCTCCTGCGCGTACTTTTGGTTTTGCCGAACAAATAGAGCAGTTACAAAAGGCTGGTTTAATTCAAGGAGGAAGTTTGGATAACGCCCTAGTTTGTAGCGATACAGGGTGGATTAATCCACCCCTGAGATTTACGAATGAACCAGCCCGTCATAAACTATTAGATTTAGTAGGGGATATTAGTTTGTTGGGTCAGTTTCCCTGTGCTCATTTGATTGCTTATAAGGCCAGTCACAAGCTGCATATTCAATTAGCAGCTAAATTATCTGAGCTTAGTAATCAGTTGTAG
- a CDS encoding BamA/TamA family outer membrane protein: protein MEVLTGLKNVRLSPTLITVLATTLALGISLPTRAETKNFNQSDEVIVTNGATLLKNINSTKIAQTPNRPSQSPSQPNSDTQVNPNIKLPTFQPPSPGGQPPQSPNKPSPQEPRVLVAEVAVEGAKKELQDIVYATIGTEPGRTTTRTQLQADVNAIYATGYFQNVEVTPGDTPLGVRITFAVQPNPVLNKVTVETVPKGESGVLPPEKVQEFFGGNYNQILNLRKLQAGIIKVNEWYSKNGYELAQVVGSPQVSPNGEVTLVVAEGVIENIKVRYLDEDDKPTKAKTREFIVTREVELKPGDVFKKDTAQRDLQRVFGLGIFEDARFSFSPGKDPSKVVVNIDVVEGSSGSIAAGAGYSSSSGLFGTVSYQQKNLGGNNQTLGTEVQIGDDSLLFDVNFTDPWIATSKSRTSYTVNAFRRRSISLVFNGDDDIQTLNGNDSPRIVRTGGGINFARPLPADPFARREWTLSTGFQYQHVQAKNSDGDSAPLGTINGINNIPLAFSDNGTDDLFSLSFGASRDRRNNALQPTEGSVLRLGTEQTIPIGSGNILFNRIRANYSRYFPINIVRFNDGPETLAFNFQVGTIVGDLPPYEAFILGGSNSVRGYGDGEVGSGKSYLQATVEYRFPIFKIVGGALFFDYGTTLGTETKVPGQPSIARGLPGSGYGYGAGVRVQSPLGPIRVDYGINNNGGNEIQFGIGEKF from the coding sequence GTGGAAGTGTTAACAGGATTAAAAAACGTGCGTCTATCTCCTACTCTAATTACAGTTTTGGCTACAACCTTAGCTCTAGGGATATCTTTACCTACTAGAGCAGAAACTAAAAATTTCAATCAATCAGATGAGGTCATCGTTACCAATGGTGCAACCCTGCTCAAAAATATTAATTCAACTAAAATAGCTCAGACCCCTAATCGCCCATCTCAATCACCATCACAGCCTAATTCTGATACCCAAGTAAACCCAAATATTAAGCTGCCCACATTTCAACCACCCTCGCCAGGGGGACAACCACCACAGTCACCTAATAAGCCATCGCCACAAGAACCTCGTGTGCTAGTAGCAGAAGTAGCAGTTGAAGGGGCAAAAAAAGAACTTCAAGATATTGTTTATGCAACTATTGGCACCGAGCCTGGTAGAACCACTACTAGAACTCAGCTTCAAGCAGATGTCAACGCTATTTATGCAACTGGCTATTTCCAAAATGTGGAGGTAACTCCAGGAGATACACCTTTAGGAGTAAGAATTACTTTTGCGGTTCAACCCAATCCAGTTCTTAACAAGGTGACGGTGGAAACTGTTCCTAAAGGAGAATCAGGGGTTTTGCCTCCAGAAAAAGTCCAGGAGTTCTTTGGCGGAAACTATAATCAGATTCTTAATCTAAGAAAATTACAGGCAGGTATTATTAAAGTAAATGAGTGGTATAGCAAAAATGGCTATGAACTAGCTCAGGTAGTTGGTTCGCCTCAGGTTAGCCCGAACGGAGAAGTTACTTTAGTGGTAGCAGAAGGGGTAATTGAAAACATCAAGGTTAGATACCTTGATGAAGATGATAAACCAACCAAAGCTAAAACTCGTGAATTTATTGTGACGCGGGAAGTAGAGTTAAAGCCAGGAGATGTGTTTAAAAAGGATACGGCTCAACGAGATCTACAGCGCGTTTTTGGCTTAGGAATTTTTGAAGATGCCCGTTTTTCTTTTAGTCCTGGTAAAGATCCTAGCAAGGTAGTGGTTAATATTGATGTTGTCGAAGGAAGCAGCGGTTCAATTGCTGCGGGGGCAGGATATAGCTCTTCTAGTGGTTTATTTGGTACAGTCAGCTATCAGCAGAAAAACTTAGGCGGTAATAACCAGACTTTAGGCACAGAAGTACAGATCGGTGATGATAGTCTTCTATTTGATGTCAATTTTACCGATCCTTGGATTGCCACTAGCAAAAGCCGTACTTCTTACACCGTTAATGCCTTCCGTCGCCGTTCGATTTCCCTGGTATTTAATGGAGATGACGATATTCAAACTCTAAACGGTAATGATTCTCCGCGTATAGTCCGTACAGGAGGCGGTATTAACTTTGCTCGTCCTTTACCTGCCGATCCTTTTGCACGGCGAGAATGGACACTATCAACTGGATTTCAATATCAGCACGTGCAAGCAAAAAATAGTGACGGCGATTCTGCCCCTTTAGGCACTATAAACGGAATTAATAACATTCCTCTTGCCTTTAGTGATAATGGTACAGATGATTTGTTTAGCTTAAGTTTTGGAGCAAGTCGCGATCGCCGTAACAATGCTTTACAACCCACAGAAGGTTCAGTACTGAGATTAGGAACAGAGCAAACCATCCCCATTGGTTCAGGAAATATCTTATTTAATCGGATTAGAGCCAACTATAGTCGTTATTTTCCCATTAATATAGTTCGCTTTAACGATGGACCAGAAACATTGGCTTTTAATTTTCAAGTAGGAACAATTGTGGGCGACTTACCACCCTATGAAGCTTTTATTTTAGGCGGTAGTAATTCTGTTAGGGGTTATGGTGACGGTGAAGTTGGCAGTGGCAAAAGTTATCTTCAAGCTACCGTTGAATATCGCTTTCCTATTTTTAAAATTGTCGGTGGCGCACTCTTTTTTGATTACGGCACAACTTTGGGTACAGAAACCAAAGTTCCTGGTCAACCATCGATTGCCAGAGGATTACCAGGCAGTGGTTATGGTTATGGTGCAGGAGTTAGGGTACAGTCTCCCTTGGGACCAATTCGGGTTGATTATGGCATTAACAATAATGGAGGTAATGAGATTCAATTTGGTATCGGTGAGAAGTTTTAA